The DNA segment CATCTTTATCAGACCAAGAAGAAAAGAATCCACTTTGATGTGGGTATCTTCCAAGTGATACTGTGTCTCGAACTGTATGCGAAAAAGCATGCGTGTGTAATTGAGGGAGCACTGCCATATGTTTAGCGAGTTCTTTTGAAGCATATGTTTTAATTGGCTTGCCATCTAATTCAACCGTACCTGTTTTTAAAGGAAGTACGCCACTAATGATTTTCAGTAAAGTGGACTTGCCACTCCCATTCGGACCTAAAATCCCTAGCATCTCACCTTTATTTACTTGAAATGACACATTTTTCACGACAGGCACTTCGTGGTAACCACCTGTTAACCCTTGAACTTTTAACATTGATTACGCACTCACCTTTCTTCGTTGTTTCCAAAAAATAAAAGCAAAAACTGGTGCGCCTATGAAGGCTGTAATGACGCCTATTGGCAGCTCCGATGGTGAAATAATGGTGCGTGACACTAAGTCACAAACAATGAGTAGAGTTGCTCCATTAATAAACGATAAAGGCAATACATGCCGGTGATCCGAACCCCATAACATTCGTGTCATATGTGGAACGACTAGACCTACAAAGCCAATGGTTCCAGAAACTGAAACCGCTGCACCAGTTAAAATTGAGCCACCTGTTAATATCATCATTTTACGTCGCTTTACATCTACACCTAGATGGGAGGCACGTTCTTCTCCAAAAACCAGTGCATTTAGTTCTCTACGATTAAGCCATAATAAAAGAAAACCGAAAATCATAAATGGTAATGCCATTGTGACATACGGCCAACCTCGCATAGAAACACTGCCTAGTAACCAACCAATAATTTGTCGTAGTTCTTCCCCTGATAGTGCAATCATTAGAGATAAAACAGATCCTAAAAATGAACTAAAAATAATTCCTGTAAGAATGATGGTTTCCATTTTCATCGCACGATCAATGAGCTTGGCAAAACTCATGACGACGATTATCGTTAAAAAAGCGCCTATCATACTAAGTACTGGTAGTGTGAACAAGCCGAGAAAGGGGATTGATATTCCAAAAAAGAGCGTCACCACGGCACCCACTGAGGCACCGGACGACACTCCTAAGGTATACGGATCGGCTAACGGATTTTTCAACAATCCTTGGAAAGCCGCCCCTGCCATAGCAAGTGAGGAGCCAACTAAACCAGCTAACACCACACGTGGCAGGCGAATATTCCAAAGGATATTTGACGCCGCTTCATCCAAGTTAGGATTCCACAAAACTTGTATTGGAATCCGTACAGTTCCAACCGTTACCCCTATCAACACTGCAGCAATCAGTACAAAGATAGAAGCCACATATGCAAATACTGTTTTATTCACTGAAAACCTCAGGATAAATTGCTTTTGCCATTTCTTCTAAACCTTCTGTTAAACGTGGACCTGAACGGCCTGTCTTATCACCATCCACATCAAAAACTTCTTTATTTTTAATAGCCGTTACTGTGCCAAAACCAACGCGAGTTAACACTTGCTCAGTTGCATCTGGCGTGTACCCACCATAAGTCGTTATGATGACATCAGGATTACGATTGACAATTTCTTCAGGG comes from the Paenisporosarcina antarctica genome and includes:
- a CDS encoding FecCD family ABC transporter permease, which gives rise to MNKTVFAYVASIFVLIAAVLIGVTVGTVRIPIQVLWNPNLDEAASNILWNIRLPRVVLAGLVGSSLAMAGAAFQGLLKNPLADPYTLGVSSGASVGAVVTLFFGISIPFLGLFTLPVLSMIGAFLTIIVVMSFAKLIDRAMKMETIILTGIIFSSFLGSVLSLMIALSGEELRQIIGWLLGSVSMRGWPYVTMALPFMIFGFLLLWLNRRELNALVFGEERASHLGVDVKRRKMMILTGGSILTGAAVSVSGTIGFVGLVVPHMTRMLWGSDHRHVLPLSFINGATLLIVCDLVSRTIISPSELPIGVITAFIGAPVFAFIFWKQRRKVSA